The genomic DNA TATCAAGGATGCTTTCTTGGGATTAATTCATGATGAATTGTTTCCTGTGCTGTTGTTAAGAAATATGACACTGTGGTTAGTAGAAACGTATCTTCcctgtcagagcatttgattcagtatgatatttatttttgtacttgtTCTTTGCAATAATGTAAATATTCTTATCGATCTCTGACTTGCTCACTTGCAGCAGAATATTATAAGCATTTGTGCAGATATTTCCCAATAAGAGGCTGACAGTCTATTTATTTTCCATATCTGTCTCCTTTTCTATTTGGTATACCCTCTGCTTGTTCTGGTCCTCTGCATGCTTTTGCTATATGTAGAAGATGTCTTTTTCATTAATTCCTAACATTAGTTCTGCATTATAAATTATGGTTTTGTGTCTTGGCTTACAGGGTATGGCTGGAATTGTTAATTCTCTCAGTTCTGATGGTACATGGGATTGTTGTAGTATATCACTTAAGTCAGAGTCTGACAGGCTCATGGCTGTTCCCATACATTTAAGTGATATTACATTTCTCACTAGATTGGTTGTCATAGAGATCTTAAATCGCTTTAATCAGTCTCTTAAAACAAAGTGTATCTTCTTGAAATTGTATACAATGAGCTTTTCAATTCATTGATTAAGAGCTTGATGAGATAAAGacttctgtgtttttattactCTTGACATCAGCTGTCTCAGTGACACTTCCTCTTCTTGTCACCAGGTTGTTCATGACATTGACACCCTGACTTGTGACCTGCAACTGGAGGAGGACGGAATGACAGACAGCTCTAAGACTGACACGCTCAACTCCAGCTCGAgttccaccaccaccacgaccACCGCCTCCAGCctggagatgaagatgaagctcTTCCCTGATGACTGCTTCTTCAGACTACCTGCCCTCATGGACCCGGTCCCTGTCAACCCTCTTGCAGTCCTGACAGTACTCAAGAAACCCCACCCTCCCCTACCGCCACCCAGACATACCCCGCTGAGAGCCGAAGATCACAACTTTAAGAATCTGCCTCATCCGACATTAGTGTTATCAGGAAATATATCCAAGGCTACCGGGTCTCTAATGAGGAATGGTGGGATTTTTCCATACAAACCAAACAGGGATTTATTCTCCTCTATGCCGTGTTTCATTTCTAATGACAGTGGAATCCCTGAGTCAGGTCTTGTTCCTACATTACCCAGGCCCATGCCTCTCCTCCGCCATGAAAAGAACAAATGCCCCAAGGCCCCTGGCAGGGAGTCTCGTGAGAGGGAGCGTGTCCGTTTCAGTGAGAAGGTTCAGTACCACGGCTACTGCCCTGACTGCGACCTCCAATATGATGTTGACGACACAGAGCTACACTTACAGGCTGAGCTGAACGACCTGAGGCTCAGCCCAGTGCATTGctgctcctccttctcccctcctcctcacgCTGTTCCTCATGAA from Sebastes fasciatus isolate fSebFas1 chromosome 6, fSebFas1.pri, whole genome shotgun sequence includes the following:
- the prr16 gene encoding protein Largen isoform X1; this translates as MSGSPNAAEAEGVVVVSKVKVKREIKTIVENLETILGDLKDVAKELKEVVHDIDTLTCDLQLEEDGMTDSSKTDTLNSSSSSTTTTTTASSLEMKMKLFPDDCFFRLPALMDPVPVNPLAVLTVLKKPHPPLPPPRHTPLRAEDHNFKNLPHPTLVLSGNISKATGSLMRNGGIFPYKPNRDLFSSMPCFISNDSGIPESGLVPTLPRPMPLLRHEKNKCPKAPGRESRERERVRFSEKVQYHGYCPDCDLQYDVDDTELHLQAELNDLRLSPVHCCSSFSPPPHAVPHELMLENGGLSVSHSFPPTANTNPPCVPPHPPSLKPQKTILRKSTTTTV
- the prr16 gene encoding protein Largen isoform X2 — its product is MTDSSKTDTLNSSSSSTTTTTTASSLEMKMKLFPDDCFFRLPALMDPVPVNPLAVLTVLKKPHPPLPPPRHTPLRAEDHNFKNLPHPTLVLSGNISKATGSLMRNGGIFPYKPNRDLFSSMPCFISNDSGIPESGLVPTLPRPMPLLRHEKNKCPKAPGRESRERERVRFSEKVQYHGYCPDCDLQYDVDDTELHLQAELNDLRLSPVHCCSSFSPPPHAVPHELMLENGGLSVSHSFPPTANTNPPCVPPHPPSLKPQKTILRKSTTTTV